The following are from one region of the Paenibacillus bovis genome:
- a CDS encoding winged helix-turn-helix transcriptional regulator, whose translation MPETVKKYNISVEATLEVIGGKWKSVILCHLTHGKKRTSELKRLMPKITQKMLTQQLRELEEDGIINRITYNIIPPKVEYELTEYGWSLQPILDSLCAWGKVHIIREYGDTVDVLEDTYLNTTS comes from the coding sequence ATGCCCGAAACCGTGAAAAAATACAATATTTCTGTAGAAGCTACCCTTGAAGTGATCGGAGGCAAATGGAAGTCCGTGATCCTCTGTCATCTGACCCACGGCAAAAAAAGAACAAGCGAACTCAAACGTCTTATGCCAAAAATCACCCAGAAAATGCTAACCCAGCAGCTGCGCGAACTGGAAGAAGACGGAATCATTAACCGGATCACCTACAATATTATCCCGCCCAAGGTAGAATATGAGCTGACCGAATATGGCTGGAGTCTACAGCCAATTCTGGATTCTCTCTGTGCGTGGGGCAAAGTGCATATTATCCGCGAGTATGGTGACACGGTGGATGTACTCGAAGATACGTATCTCAACACCACGTCCTGA
- a CDS encoding alpha-amylase has product MNRNVTMMQFFEWHVEADGSHWKRLQDIAPELKQAGIGTLWIPPVTKGHTPQDTGYGIYDLYDLGEFDQKGAVGTKYGTKKELLDAIAVCHRLGMNVYIDLVMNHKAGADETEVFQVVEVDPNNRTEVISEPFEIEGWTKFTFPGRGDTYSAMKWDYHHFNGTDYDNREGRTGIFRIADGDKQWNENVDNEFGNYDYLMFANIDYNMPEVRDEMVNWGKWMIDTTRCDGFRLDAIKHINYEFIRNFVGEMISKRGQDFYIVGEFWNPELAACQEFLDTVDYQIDLFDVSLHYKLHAASTSGNSFDLSTIFNDTLVQTHPTHAVTFVDNHDSQPNEALESWIEDWFKPLAYSLILLRQEGYPCVFYGDYFGIGGENPVPGKKEMLDCLLYARYHKSYGDQEDYFDHPNTIGWVRRGSSEIERSGCAVVMTNGEEGEKRMFVGEERAGEIWIDLTRNRQHHVQIEEDGWANFPVNGGSVSVWTLPENDLTEDEVEGYYATQPCLAIPEDGVLEEGSDLLNIEPSEHDPASHAEESADSEDSAEESEEESEEQNPDEANPSPS; this is encoded by the coding sequence ATGAATCGCAATGTAACAATGATGCAATTTTTTGAGTGGCATGTCGAAGCGGATGGTTCACATTGGAAAAGGCTGCAGGACATTGCTCCCGAGCTGAAGCAGGCTGGAATCGGGACGCTCTGGATTCCACCGGTTACCAAAGGACATACGCCGCAGGATACCGGATATGGCATCTACGATCTGTATGATCTTGGCGAGTTTGATCAAAAAGGCGCTGTCGGCACCAAGTACGGTACCAAAAAGGAACTGCTGGATGCGATTGCTGTCTGTCATCGGCTCGGCATGAACGTGTATATCGACCTGGTAATGAACCACAAAGCAGGTGCGGATGAGACGGAAGTCTTTCAAGTGGTCGAGGTCGATCCTAACAATCGGACAGAGGTCATCTCTGAACCTTTTGAGATTGAAGGCTGGACCAAGTTCACTTTTCCCGGACGCGGTGATACGTACTCTGCAATGAAGTGGGATTATCATCATTTTAATGGAACCGACTATGATAACCGTGAGGGACGGACCGGAATTTTCCGTATCGCTGACGGGGACAAGCAGTGGAATGAAAATGTCGATAACGAATTCGGCAACTACGATTATCTCATGTTCGCCAATATCGATTACAATATGCCGGAAGTGCGCGACGAGATGGTCAACTGGGGCAAATGGATGATCGATACGACTCGTTGTGACGGATTCCGTCTGGATGCGATCAAGCATATCAATTACGAATTTATCCGTAACTTTGTCGGCGAGATGATCAGCAAGCGCGGACAGGACTTTTACATCGTCGGCGAGTTCTGGAATCCGGAGCTGGCTGCCTGTCAGGAATTCCTCGATACGGTCGATTACCAGATTGACCTGTTCGACGTGTCTCTGCACTACAAGCTGCATGCCGCTTCTACATCGGGCAATTCGTTCGATCTGTCGACGATTTTCAACGACACGCTCGTACAGACGCATCCGACCCATGCCGTAACCTTTGTCGACAATCATGATTCCCAGCCGAATGAAGCCCTGGAATCCTGGATCGAAGACTGGTTCAAACCGCTGGCGTACTCGCTTATTTTGCTGCGCCAGGAAGGCTATCCATGTGTATTCTATGGTGACTATTTCGGTATCGGCGGCGAGAATCCGGTTCCAGGCAAAAAGGAAATGCTGGACTGCCTGCTGTATGCCCGCTACCACAAATCCTATGGTGATCAAGAAGATTACTTTGATCATCCGAACACGATCGGCTGGGTACGCCGAGGCAGCAGCGAGATCGAACGTTCCGGGTGTGCAGTCGTAATGACCAATGGCGAAGAAGGCGAAAAACGGATGTTCGTCGGTGAAGAACGTGCTGGCGAGATCTGGATCGACCTGACCCGCAATCGTCAGCACCATGTACAGATCGAGGAAGACGGCTGGGCCAACTTCCCGGTTAATGGCGGCAGCGTATCCGTATGGACTCTGCCAGAGAACGATCTGACCGAGGATGAGGTAGAAGGATATTACGCGACACAACCATGCCTCGCGATTCCGGAAGATGGTGTGCTGGAAGAGGGTTCCGACCTGCTGAATATCGAGCCGTCTGAGCACGATCCTGCTTCCCATGCGGAAGAATCGGCTGACAGCGAAGATTCTGCAGAGGAATCGGAAGAAGAATCCGAAGAGCAAAATCCGGACGAGGCGAATCCAAGTCCGTCCTAA